The Vannielia litorea genome segment GCGGCGGAGGAATTCGCCAGAATGTTCACCGTGCCGGTCACCACCTGCGGCATCGGCAGGGCGAGGGCGGCCACAATGATGCCAGCGAAGAGCGCGAGGATCACCGGCGAGGTCGCCAGCCGCCGGGCGATGAGCCAGCCCACCCCAGCGCTGCCGTTGCCCTGCGCCTTGCCCGCCTCGGCCAGTGCCAGCACCAGCGGGATCATCACGAGGTTCTCGAAGCTCATGTTCAGCGCCAGCGCATGCTCGGCCACCTCGGGCAGTGCCAGCCCCAGCATCGGGTAGCCGACGAAGCCGGAGTTCGCGCAGCTTGCCCCCATCGCGGCGAAGGTCGCTGCCGTAGGGGAGAGGCCGAAGGCCCGGCGCAGGCCCCAGTAGGCCGCCCCGAAGAGCGCCAGCGAGGTGAGGCAGAGCACGAGCAGATAGGCGGCATCGAAGGTCTCCCCAAGGGGGCGCGACGAGACTGCCCGGAAGATCAGCGCGGGCAGGGCGCAGGTGACGACATAGGCTCCCAGCACATCCAGCGCCTTGCCGTCGAAGACCCCGCGCCGCACCAGCAGCCAGCCAAGGGCGATGAGCGCAAAGATCGTGCCTGAGATGGAGAGAACCTGAACCATGCCCCCGCTATGGGCCGCACGCCCGGCGACCGCAAGTGCTTCACAGGTTCATT includes the following:
- a CDS encoding AEC family transporter; protein product: MVQVLSISGTIFALIALGWLLVRRGVFDGKALDVLGAYVVTCALPALIFRAVSSRPLGETFDAAYLLVLCLTSLALFGAAYWGLRRAFGLSPTAATFAAMGASCANSGFVGYPMLGLALPEVAEHALALNMSFENLVMIPLVLALAEAGKAQGNGSAGVGWLIARRLATSPVILALFAGIIVAALALPMPQVVTGTVNILANSSAAVSLVVIGGGLAGLTLRDLGPLAWAVTGAKLLLMPALAWALLQLFGAAGLVPSPAALSPALLVMTALPAMSIYPVLARRYGEVTTPAAVLLLQTLASFVTLTALLALLGLAATPAGG